From Acinetobacter suaedae, one genomic window encodes:
- a CDS encoding cation transporter, with product MAGCGCSTTCSPTQKISPKFRRALWIALVLNALMFFVEIIGGSHARSVSLWADALDFAGDAANYAISLAVLSMTLYWRATAALLKGMTMAAFGVFVIVKVFWSWWHGMVPEPMLMGAIGVLALLVNVAVAVMLYAFRDGDANMRSVWLCSRNDAIANIAIIVAALGVLGTGTMFPDLFVAFIIAYLGVSSGYAVIRQSLRERKQSSITMGREA from the coding sequence ATGGCTGGATGTGGATGTAGTACAACCTGTTCCCCAACACAAAAAATTAGCCCAAAATTCCGAAGAGCATTATGGATTGCGCTGGTTTTAAATGCATTAATGTTTTTTGTGGAGATTATAGGTGGATCGCATGCACGCTCAGTTTCATTGTGGGCAGATGCACTAGATTTTGCTGGGGATGCTGCAAACTATGCAATTTCTTTAGCCGTACTATCGATGACATTGTATTGGAGAGCAACTGCGGCATTATTAAAAGGAATGACTATGGCTGCATTCGGCGTGTTTGTTATTGTAAAAGTATTTTGGTCATGGTGGCATGGTATGGTACCAGAACCAATGTTGATGGGTGCAATTGGTGTCCTCGCGTTGCTAGTAAATGTTGCTGTAGCAGTAATGCTTTATGCCTTTCGAGATGGTGATGCGAATATGCGTTCTGTGTGGTTATGTAGTCGTAATGATGCAATTGCAAATATTGCGATTATTGTCGCAGCTTTAGGTGTCTTGGGAACGGGCACTATGTTTCCTGATTTGTTTGTTGCCTTTATTATCGCGTACTTAGGTGTTTCTTCAGGTTATGCTGTTATTAGACAGTCATTGCGAGAAAGAAAACAATCGAGTATTACAATGGGGCGAGAAGCATAG
- a CDS encoding cell division protein ZapA, with protein MSETIVVELRLIEQTFRLNTTEDKREELERAAELLNQKFHDMRRSAPRVEHNKLVIMVALQMAQEVFSLNKSLQQYAHCERLLQTILEDVEQTVE; from the coding sequence ATGAGTGAAACTATTGTCGTTGAACTCCGTTTAATTGAGCAGACTTTTCGCCTCAATACGACTGAGGATAAACGTGAAGAGTTAGAGCGTGCAGCGGAACTATTGAATCAGAAATTTCATGATATGCGTCGTAGTGCTCCGAGAGTCGAACATAATAAATTGGTGATTATGGTGGCTCTACAAATGGCACAGGAAGTTTTTAGTTTAAACAAGTCTTTACAGCAATATGCGCACTGCGAACGTTTGCTGCAAACTATTTTAGAAGATGTTGAACAAACTGTTGAGTAA
- a CDS encoding LysR family transcriptional regulator ArgP has protein sequence MLDSKQCEAFLAVAEAGSFDAAGEHLYITPSAVSLRVQALEKYLGQVLIIRGRPCVLTQAGQTLLQHLRHTRLMEQNLLQGLMGKSSESEFYKIALASNADSLATWLLPSIQPTLFREKIVLELKIDDQSHTHTLLETGQVNACITAEEQVMSGCLAQPLGKMRYKMLASAEFVNKWFSAGVNREALRKTPAVIFNHKDLMHSEVLLKGYGLPMQSYPYSFIPATDAFVKAIQLGLGYGMVPELQVQPLLENGTLVDIMPDAQLDIPLYWHHWKRQSKQLDVLTECIVQAAKQALK, from the coding sequence GTGTTAGATAGTAAACAGTGTGAAGCATTTCTTGCTGTAGCTGAAGCAGGAAGTTTTGATGCGGCAGGAGAACACTTATACATTACACCTTCTGCAGTATCGTTACGTGTACAAGCTTTAGAAAAGTATTTAGGACAAGTTTTAATTATTCGCGGACGACCATGTGTGCTTACCCAGGCAGGGCAAACCTTGTTACAGCATTTGCGTCATACTCGGTTAATGGAACAAAATCTTTTACAAGGTTTGATGGGAAAATCCTCTGAATCGGAATTTTATAAGATTGCTTTGGCATCCAATGCAGATTCATTGGCAACATGGTTGTTACCGAGTATTCAGCCAACTCTGTTTAGAGAAAAAATCGTTTTAGAGCTTAAAATTGATGATCAATCACATACCCATACATTATTAGAAACAGGACAGGTGAATGCCTGTATCACTGCCGAAGAGCAGGTTATGTCAGGTTGTTTAGCTCAACCTCTAGGAAAAATGCGTTATAAAATGTTGGCTTCAGCTGAATTTGTAAATAAATGGTTCAGTGCTGGAGTTAATAGAGAAGCATTAAGAAAAACGCCAGCAGTTATTTTTAATCATAAAGACTTAATGCATTCAGAGGTTTTATTAAAGGGGTATGGCTTACCGATGCAAAGTTATCCCTATAGTTTTATTCCAGCAACAGATGCTTTCGTCAAAGCAATTCAATTAGGTTTGGGTTATGGCATGGTGCCTGAGTTGCAGGTTCAACCGCTACTCGAAAATGGAACGCTTGTTGATATTATGCCTGATGCCCAACTTGATATTCCATTATATTGGCATCATTGGAAACGACAGTCTAAACAATTGGATGTATTGACAGAATGTATTGTTCAAGCGGCTAAGCAAGCGCTGAAATGA
- the ubiH gene encoding 2-octaprenyl-6-methoxyphenyl hydroxylase, whose amino-acid sequence MQQQVIIVGGGMVGLSLALMLAKSNIAVKLLEAVKYPNYDDENLAPYHSSFDARNTALSRRSVQIYQKLGLWDALQQHATPILQVHITEQGSFGKARLVAEQEKVESFGQVIENAWLGRVLLTQVRQQPLIELIDGVKVTTLTQNAEFVYIEAQRGEENLQLESKLLIAADGRDSFCRQAIGVGVDEHDYDQVAIVTTVQTSKPHQQVGFERFSALGPLALLPLPGEYRRSVVWPVKKGTEAEWLGEENDQHFLEALQETYGDRAGKFEKTGKRFSYPLSQVLAHKQAVGRVVLMGNAAHTIHPVAGQGFNLCLRDADVLVRFLMEQLVKSDDIGHPDNLLAYEQARLKDQQRVIKFCDSVVRGFSNQNPILKLIRNTGLVAFDVIPGIKPLVANYAMGLKA is encoded by the coding sequence ATGCAGCAACAAGTCATCATTGTCGGTGGGGGTATGGTTGGACTCAGCCTTGCTTTAATGTTGGCAAAATCTAATATTGCCGTAAAGCTATTAGAAGCTGTGAAATATCCAAATTATGATGATGAAAACCTTGCGCCTTATCATTCTAGTTTTGATGCAAGAAATACCGCATTGTCACGCCGTAGTGTGCAAATTTATCAAAAGTTAGGATTGTGGGATGCATTACAACAGCATGCGACCCCAATTTTACAAGTGCATATCACAGAGCAAGGTAGCTTTGGTAAAGCACGACTAGTCGCAGAACAAGAAAAAGTAGAAAGCTTTGGGCAGGTGATTGAGAATGCGTGGTTAGGTCGAGTATTGCTGACTCAAGTGCGCCAACAACCACTCATTGAGTTGATTGATGGGGTAAAGGTTACGACTTTAACTCAAAATGCTGAGTTTGTTTATATCGAAGCGCAGCGTGGTGAGGAAAACCTACAGCTCGAATCAAAATTACTGATCGCAGCCGATGGTCGTGATTCGTTCTGTCGTCAGGCGATTGGCGTGGGTGTAGATGAACATGATTATGACCAAGTGGCGATTGTCACCACTGTGCAAACTTCTAAACCGCATCAACAAGTTGGCTTTGAACGTTTTAGCGCTTTAGGACCGTTGGCACTTTTACCGTTACCGGGTGAATACCGCCGTTCAGTGGTTTGGCCTGTGAAGAAGGGTACGGAAGCTGAATGGTTAGGTGAAGAAAACGATCAGCACTTCCTTGAAGCCCTACAGGAAACCTATGGCGATCGTGCGGGTAAATTTGAAAAAACAGGCAAACGTTTTAGTTATCCATTGTCTCAAGTCTTGGCACATAAACAAGCCGTTGGGCGTGTGGTGTTGATGGGCAATGCAGCACACACCATTCACCCTGTTGCAGGACAAGGTTTTAATCTGTGCTTACGTGATGCTGATGTGCTGGTTCGTTTCTTGATGGAACAATTAGTGAAGTCAGATGATATTGGTCACCCAGACAATTTGTTGGCTTATGAGCAAGCACGTTTGAAAGACCAACAACGCGTGATCAAGTTCTGTGATTCAGTCGTTCGTGGCTTTAGTAATCAAAATCCAATTTTAAAATTAATACGTAATACAGGATTGGTTGCCTTTGACGTGATTCCGGGAATTAAGCCGTTGGTTGCCAATTACGCAATGGGGCTGAAAGCATGA
- a CDS encoding Cd(II)/Pb(II)-responsive transcriptional regulator gives MMNFTIGQLSKKAGVSVDTIRYYEKIGLLEKAKRTAGNYRNYSEQMLSELLFLKHCRELGITLQDIQKLKELSTNPDQTCSEVDRLIDQYLADVSQKINNLKHLKQDLMYLKQQCSQHRTIEQCGILKELHQPLECEHESHQHKKAPQS, from the coding sequence ATGATGAACTTTACAATTGGACAATTATCAAAAAAGGCAGGTGTTTCTGTCGATACCATTCGTTATTATGAAAAAATAGGACTACTTGAAAAAGCAAAACGAACTGCTGGAAATTATCGAAATTACTCTGAACAAATGCTTTCAGAACTGTTATTTCTAAAACATTGTCGAGAGTTAGGTATCACTTTGCAAGATATACAAAAACTCAAAGAGTTATCAACCAACCCCGATCAGACATGTAGTGAAGTTGATCGTTTGATTGACCAATATCTTGCCGATGTATCGCAAAAAATTAACAACTTAAAGCATCTTAAACAAGATTTAATGTACTTAAAACAACAATGCTCTCAACATCGTACAATTGAACAATGTGGAATTTTAAAAGAACTACACCAACCATTAGAATGCGAACACGAATCACACCAGCATAAAAAAGCACCACAATCGTGA
- a CDS encoding FAD-dependent monooxygenase, giving the protein MSEMLDVVIVGGGLVGGLTALLLAQGNVQATVLDAAPVLDQEKTLAVMNPRVLALSQATIHLLKTVDVWDDLARQMPYSGMQVWNKNGYGEINFGHASERPPHADQALGSMVEPSVLNVAIQQKMLQQLKDYRTQVKVIRIEQIPQGWSIQLADGTTLKTKLLIGADGANSFVREQAYIDLDVLDYKQAAISCAIKTTQPNQYVARQIFLPTGPLAYLPMASLDAQDNGYWQSIVWTLPDDYADEYSALSDQEFMQLLTQESLQMLGEVVEVRSRAQFPLKARAAQRYIKSGLALIGDAAHVIHPLAGQGVNIGCLDAAVLCDVLLHDLKRGVWANEQTLLRYEHQRKGQNDAMMHSMSAIGWLESSELFPFVWARNLGLKQVEQLDWLKDRFMQQANGLVALKETRYAC; this is encoded by the coding sequence ATGAGTGAAATGTTAGATGTGGTCATTGTAGGAGGTGGCTTGGTTGGTGGCTTAACCGCCTTGCTATTGGCACAAGGTAATGTGCAAGCAACAGTATTGGACGCTGCCCCTGTACTGGATCAAGAAAAAACACTTGCGGTGATGAATCCACGCGTGTTGGCCCTCAGTCAGGCAACCATTCATCTATTAAAGACTGTGGATGTTTGGGATGATTTAGCCCGTCAGATGCCATATTCAGGCATGCAGGTCTGGAATAAAAATGGCTATGGAGAAATCAATTTTGGACATGCATCGGAGCGACCACCACATGCAGATCAAGCATTGGGTTCAATGGTGGAGCCAAGTGTCCTGAATGTTGCGATTCAACAAAAAATGTTGCAGCAGCTTAAAGATTACCGCACTCAGGTGAAAGTGATTCGTATCGAGCAAATTCCACAAGGTTGGTCGATTCAGCTAGCAGATGGTACAACGTTGAAAACCAAACTGTTGATCGGTGCTGATGGGGCAAACTCGTTTGTACGTGAACAAGCTTATATTGATTTGGATGTCTTAGATTACAAACAAGCTGCAATCAGTTGTGCGATTAAAACCACTCAACCGAATCAATATGTGGCACGCCAAATTTTCCTACCAACAGGACCATTGGCTTATTTACCAATGGCGAGTTTGGACGCGCAAGACAATGGTTATTGGCAATCGATTGTGTGGACATTACCAGATGATTATGCTGATGAATATTCAGCACTCAGTGATCAGGAATTTATGCAATTGCTGACCCAAGAAAGTTTGCAAATGCTTGGTGAAGTGGTTGAAGTACGTTCAAGAGCACAGTTCCCATTGAAAGCTCGCGCTGCGCAACGGTATATCAAATCAGGTCTAGCATTGATTGGAGATGCAGCACATGTGATTCATCCTTTAGCTGGACAAGGTGTCAATATTGGTTGCTTAGATGCAGCGGTGCTTTGTGATGTTTTGCTGCACGATCTAAAACGTGGTGTATGGGCAAATGAGCAGACTTTGTTACGTTACGAACACCAACGTAAAGGGCAGAACGATGCCATGATGCATAGCATGTCAGCGATAGGTTGGTTAGAAAGTTCAGAGTTATTTCCTTTTGTTTGGGCGAGAAATTTAGGTCTGAAACAGGTTGAACAACTGGATTGGCTTAAAGATCGTTTCATGCAACAAGCCAATGGATTGGTCGCATTGAAAGAGACGCGTTATGCGTGCTAA
- a CDS encoding LysE/ArgO family amino acid transporter: protein MFSLSVFMKGFGIGSGLIVAIGAQNAFVLKQGLKQQYVFWLCLLCALSDSILIALGVLGFAEIMATSPLLITIAKYLGATFLLVYGAKAFHAALKNTQSIELMSHQKQTLTQVLLTGLAFTWLNPHVYVDTIVLIGSVATQFEDKISFALGSIVASWIFFFSLGYGSKLLKPLFTNPKAWKVLDFIIGCMMWSIAISLLL from the coding sequence ATGTTCTCTCTTAGCGTCTTTATGAAAGGTTTTGGTATTGGTAGCGGTCTTATTGTCGCTATTGGTGCTCAAAATGCTTTCGTTTTAAAACAAGGTTTAAAGCAACAATATGTATTTTGGCTATGCTTATTGTGTGCACTTTCTGACTCCATTTTAATTGCATTAGGTGTATTGGGTTTTGCCGAGATCATGGCTACGTCACCACTGTTAATAACAATTGCTAAATATTTAGGGGCAACATTTTTATTGGTCTATGGTGCTAAAGCATTTCATGCAGCTTTGAAAAACACTCAAAGCATAGAACTTATGAGCCATCAAAAACAGACTTTAACTCAAGTGCTTTTAACAGGTCTTGCTTTCACTTGGTTAAATCCACATGTCTATGTAGACACAATTGTTTTAATTGGATCGGTTGCCACGCAGTTCGAGGATAAAATCAGTTTTGCACTTGGTAGTATTGTTGCATCATGGATTTTCTTTTTTAGCTTAGGATACGGTTCTAAACTGTTAAAGCCGTTATTTACCAACCCAAAGGCGTGGAAGGTCTTAGATTTTATCATTGGTTGTATGATGTGGAGTATCGCAATTTCATTACTCCTCTAA
- a CDS encoding penicillin-binding protein activator: protein MYSKKYWLLLSLAALISPAYADVLVILPESGPMARAGESIKRGFMSAYTASGSKEKIIFVDSAKSNVNQIFKTRVNKNTKLVVGPLGRSDIEAVIKLKPKVPVLALNDVNTQTENVWQFSLAKQHDAEALNKLLIKDQIQTLLVLREAGTESATELFMMSLMSQSHAAIEVIHELPKKLPKKTGLLLLGDHEWMMGLGSLPKQNIYATPMSIEEGKSIPIGLRFCDTPALYNGQWADLIEAYKEQPENMAFQRLLAFGGDAWTLSQQFLAGADNQQFSFVGRTGAIEVNAGKINRQPYCFEQQKKHIQILK from the coding sequence ATGTATTCAAAAAAATATTGGCTGCTACTTAGTTTGGCAGCATTGATTAGTCCAGCCTATGCGGACGTATTGGTCATTCTACCTGAATCGGGCCCTATGGCGCGAGCTGGTGAAAGTATTAAACGCGGTTTCATGAGTGCTTATACAGCATCGGGAAGTAAAGAAAAAATTATTTTCGTGGATTCTGCAAAAAGTAACGTAAATCAAATTTTTAAAACTAGGGTTAATAAAAATACGAAATTGGTTGTTGGGCCATTAGGCCGATCTGATATTGAGGCGGTGATTAAACTAAAACCGAAAGTTCCTGTGTTAGCACTAAACGATGTGAATACACAAACTGAAAATGTATGGCAATTTAGTTTGGCTAAACAGCATGACGCTGAAGCTTTAAATAAATTACTCATCAAGGATCAAATCCAAACTTTATTGGTATTGCGTGAAGCTGGGACTGAGTCTGCGACAGAACTATTTATGATGTCACTCATGTCTCAGTCACATGCTGCGATTGAAGTGATTCATGAATTACCTAAAAAACTACCTAAAAAAACAGGATTGTTACTATTAGGGGATCATGAGTGGATGATGGGGCTTGGTTCATTACCAAAACAGAATATTTATGCAACTCCGATGAGTATCGAAGAGGGGAAATCTATTCCCATCGGATTACGTTTCTGTGATACACCCGCTTTGTATAATGGACAATGGGCAGACCTAATTGAGGCTTACAAAGAACAACCAGAGAATATGGCATTTCAACGTTTGTTGGCATTTGGTGGTGATGCATGGACGCTTAGCCAGCAGTTCCTAGCCGGTGCTGATAACCAACAATTTTCTTTTGTTGGACGAACGGGGGCTATTGAGGTGAATGCGGGCAAGATCAATCGACAGCCTTATTGCTTTGAACAGCAGAAAAAACACATCCAAATTTTAAAATAA
- the pepP gene encoding Xaa-Pro aminopeptidase — protein MKLTQADFKKRRDRLAEQMGSNSVAVIATRAEMYRNRDADYKYRADSSFYYLTGFAEPEAVAVIETFAQGEAYRYTLFCRERNREMEIWNGYRAGLEGAVEQYHADQAFAIHELDQKIVPLLLNKSKLFVRLGQTKKFDAEVGGWLHKAKAMQRQGGDAPQQIIQIDSIIDEMRLKKSAQEIELMQIASNISAEAHTRAMQTVKPDMMEYALEAELNYIFGKNGCVPAYNSIVGGGENACILHYVENNKPLKDGDLVLIDAACEYECYASDITRTFPVNGKFSPEQKALYNIVLDAQLAAIDATRIGNNYKYPHEVAVKILTQGLVDLGLLQGDVDELIESEAFRQFFMHGTGHWLGMDVHDVGSYKIDEDWRAYEAGMVVTVEPGLYVAPDDETVDAKWRGIGIRIEDDIVVTENGPLVLTKNVVKTVEEIEQLMAS, from the coding sequence ATGAAACTAACTCAAGCAGATTTTAAAAAACGTCGAGATCGCCTTGCGGAACAAATGGGCAGTAACAGTGTAGCGGTAATTGCGACACGAGCGGAAATGTATCGTAATCGTGATGCAGATTATAAATATCGTGCAGACAGTAGTTTTTATTATCTTACTGGATTCGCTGAACCTGAAGCTGTTGCAGTGATCGAGACTTTTGCTCAGGGTGAGGCATATCGTTATACGCTATTTTGTCGGGAACGTAACCGTGAAATGGAAATTTGGAATGGTTACCGAGCAGGACTAGAAGGTGCAGTCGAACAATATCATGCAGATCAAGCATTTGCCATCCATGAGTTGGATCAGAAAATTGTTCCTTTACTTTTAAATAAATCGAAACTCTTTGTTCGACTAGGACAAACGAAAAAATTTGATGCTGAAGTGGGTGGGTGGTTACACAAAGCAAAAGCAATGCAACGTCAGGGTGGCGATGCACCTCAGCAAATTATTCAAATTGATTCAATTATTGATGAAATGCGTCTGAAGAAGTCGGCGCAAGAAATTGAACTGATGCAGATCGCATCCAATATCAGTGCAGAAGCACATACGCGTGCGATGCAAACTGTAAAGCCAGATATGATGGAGTATGCACTTGAAGCAGAACTCAATTATATTTTCGGTAAAAATGGCTGTGTCCCTGCTTACAATAGCATTGTAGGCGGTGGTGAAAATGCTTGTATTTTGCATTACGTTGAAAATAATAAGCCGTTAAAAGATGGTGATCTGGTTTTAATTGATGCGGCTTGTGAGTATGAATGCTATGCTTCAGACATTACCCGTACATTCCCTGTAAATGGTAAATTTAGTCCAGAACAAAAAGCACTTTACAATATTGTTTTAGATGCCCAGCTTGCCGCAATCGATGCTACGCGTATTGGCAATAATTATAAATATCCGCATGAAGTTGCTGTAAAGATTTTAACTCAAGGTTTGGTTGATCTTGGTTTACTGCAAGGTGATGTAGATGAGCTGATAGAGAGTGAAGCATTCCGTCAATTCTTTATGCATGGTACAGGGCATTGGTTAGGCATGGATGTGCATGATGTCGGTTCTTACAAAATTGATGAAGATTGGCGTGCTTATGAAGCTGGCATGGTGGTTACCGTTGAGCCGGGTTTATATGTTGCACCTGACGATGAAACGGTAGATGCAAAATGGCGTGGTATTGGGATTCGTATCGAAGACGATATTGTAGTCACTGAAAATGGACCGTTGGTTTTGACTAAGAATGTAGTGAAAACTGTTGAAGAAATTGAGCAATTAATGGCTAGTTAA
- a CDS encoding UPF0149 family protein: MQDDISGWNEWNAHFEGIEEISSPSELHGLLTGIVCVTQAPTSDEWSQILNTLNVPPLSPEALRSLTDEAEDVAHALSDDELDYLPMLPDDSHVLADRVQALADWCAGVVLGFGLASGHIRGEEQELIEHLQDVAAVEFEDSDNDEEGEESYQELYEFVRLIPVSLSIGRTKVPVAESSLLRNFHAKSRNQDETVSDPQTIVEMFTPHRPS, from the coding sequence ATGCAAGACGATATTTCAGGTTGGAACGAATGGAATGCTCATTTTGAGGGGATTGAAGAAATTTCAAGTCCAAGTGAGTTACATGGTTTGCTAACAGGTATAGTTTGTGTGACACAAGCACCAACTTCAGATGAATGGTCACAAATCTTAAACACCCTCAATGTACCACCACTTTCACCCGAAGCCCTCAGAAGTTTGACTGATGAGGCCGAAGATGTAGCACATGCTTTATCCGATGATGAATTAGATTATTTACCAATGTTGCCAGATGACAGTCATGTACTGGCTGATCGAGTTCAAGCATTGGCAGATTGGTGTGCAGGAGTTGTACTTGGTTTTGGTTTAGCTTCGGGGCATATTCGAGGCGAAGAGCAAGAACTGATTGAACATTTACAAGATGTTGCAGCTGTTGAATTTGAAGATTCAGACAATGATGAAGAAGGCGAAGAAAGTTATCAGGAGCTGTATGAGTTTGTGCGCCTAATTCCTGTTAGTCTTTCGATTGGACGAACAAAAGTTCCTGTTGCTGAAAGTTCTTTATTGCGAAATTTCCATGCAAAAAGCCGCAATCAAGATGAGACGGTTTCAGATCCACAAACGATCGTTGAAATGTTTACGCCACATCGCCCAAGTTAA
- the rsmI gene encoding 16S rRNA (cytidine(1402)-2'-O)-methyltransferase, producing MSAQLFVVATPIGHLDDMTFRAIDILKSVSVVAAEDTRQSAQLFKHYNISTPLTACHDHNESNKIDQLLQKMLNGETVALISDAGTPLISDPGFKLVRAAQEHGIRVIPVPGACAAIAALSAVGLPSDRFSFEGFLPSKASQRISQLEKLKDETQTLIFYEAPHRILACIQDMVQVFGEDRPVGFAREITKTFETIKKMTLKELLDFIQNDHNQEKGEIVVVVGGATTEKDMAQDKLDELLKRLLQDLSVKAASQLAADLTGIKKKIAYQRALELTQA from the coding sequence ATGAGTGCTCAATTATTTGTTGTAGCAACCCCGATTGGGCACTTGGATGACATGACGTTTCGTGCAATCGATATTTTAAAATCAGTCTCGGTGGTTGCAGCAGAAGATACCAGACAATCTGCTCAATTATTCAAACACTATAATATCTCAACTCCGCTCACTGCGTGTCATGATCACAACGAAAGTAACAAAATTGATCAACTTCTCCAAAAAATGTTAAATGGAGAAACAGTTGCATTAATCAGCGATGCTGGAACACCTTTAATTAGTGATCCAGGGTTTAAACTTGTTCGTGCTGCCCAAGAACATGGTATTCGTGTGATTCCAGTCCCGGGCGCATGTGCCGCAATTGCTGCATTAAGTGCAGTTGGTTTACCGAGTGATCGCTTTAGTTTTGAAGGTTTTTTACCATCAAAGGCGTCTCAACGAATTAGCCAGCTTGAGAAACTCAAAGATGAAACACAAACACTTATTTTTTATGAAGCTCCACATCGTATTTTGGCGTGTATTCAAGATATGGTCCAAGTTTTTGGTGAAGATCGTCCAGTAGGTTTTGCCCGTGAAATCACCAAAACCTTTGAAACCATCAAGAAAATGACTTTAAAAGAGTTACTTGATTTCATTCAAAATGATCACAACCAAGAGAAAGGCGAAATTGTAGTCGTTGTTGGCGGTGCAACCACTGAAAAAGATATGGCACAAGATAAATTGGATGAGCTATTAAAACGCTTGCTGCAAGATTTATCCGTAAAAGCAGCATCTCAACTTGCTGCAGATTTAACTGGAATTAAAAAGAAAATTGCATATCAACGTGCTTTAGAGTTGACTCAAGCTTAG
- a CDS encoding BON domain-containing protein, whose product MLKRLSITLLCAASLSGCASFISGGTGTAPVGTNSGDRSLGQVFIDSSIKRTANVNLYKLDHRFRQSRINIESFHSNVLLTGQVPDPYLKQLAEDNVRAMSDVKAVHNYITVGDKVGYSTIMQDATVTANTRGLLMRAPVVSDSKVLVHTENGVLYVMGRLNTAEMNDLDDVLQKVGNVTRIVTLVDNIDQTAGTTTARMGATTQPLVETPVAIDPDQAEPVTITPTTP is encoded by the coding sequence GTGTTAAAACGTTTATCGATCACGTTACTTTGCGCTGCAAGTTTATCGGGTTGTGCGAGCTTTATTTCTGGCGGAACAGGGACTGCACCTGTTGGCACAAATAGTGGTGATCGTAGTCTAGGACAAGTTTTTATTGATTCTTCAATCAAACGTACTGCAAATGTTAATTTATACAAATTAGATCATCGTTTTAGACAGTCTCGCATCAATATTGAAAGTTTTCACAGCAACGTGCTTTTGACAGGCCAAGTGCCTGATCCATATTTAAAGCAACTTGCTGAGGATAATGTACGTGCAATGAGTGATGTCAAAGCCGTACATAACTATATTACAGTAGGCGATAAAGTTGGTTATAGCACGATCATGCAAGATGCGACTGTTACCGCAAATACTCGCGGCTTGTTGATGAGAGCTCCTGTTGTTTCTGATAGCAAAGTTCTAGTACATACTGAGAACGGTGTGTTGTATGTGATGGGGCGTTTAAATACAGCAGAAATGAATGACTTGGATGATGTTTTACAAAAAGTTGGCAATGTGACTAGAATTGTGACTTTAGTTGATAATATTGACCAAACAGCAGGAACCACGACAGCACGTATGGGAGCAACAACTCAACCTTTGGTCGAAACACCAGTGGCAATTGATCCTGATCAAGCTGAGCCTGTGACTATCACTCCAACTACCCCCTAA
- a CDS encoding YraN family protein — MEQQTNSMGQWAEEAAKTLLHSHGYQCISQNYHSRFGEIDLIVRRGQELVFVEVKARSSGSYAHAYEVITQAQKRKIIKTAKFFLQRYPSYYDFDCRFDVICFDFPQKIAKTVQPDFSKLKYDQQWIEHAFTLD, encoded by the coding sequence ATGGAACAGCAAACAAATTCTATGGGGCAATGGGCGGAGGAAGCAGCAAAGACATTGCTCCATTCTCATGGGTATCAATGTATCAGTCAAAATTATCATTCACGTTTTGGTGAAATTGATTTAATCGTTAGGCGTGGTCAAGAACTTGTTTTTGTTGAAGTAAAAGCCAGATCCTCTGGGAGTTATGCTCATGCTTATGAGGTGATTACCCAAGCGCAAAAGCGTAAAATTATTAAAACAGCCAAATTCTTTTTACAACGTTATCCTAGTTATTATGACTTTGATTGTCGTTTTGATGTGATTTGTTTTGATTTTCCACAGAAAATTGCAAAAACAGTACAACCAGATTTTTCAAAATTGAAGTATGATCAGCAATGGATTGAACATGCATTTACTTTAGACTAA